The following nucleotide sequence is from bacterium.
TAAGCACAAGGGAAAACCAATTATTTGGCATTTGTCAGCACTCTTAGCAATTCCCATCGGGATATTTGCGCTTAATCTCGGTTCGTTGATACCTTCGTTAATAGGGGCTGTCGCGTTTTTCTGTTTTTCAATGCTCTTCGTTGGATTTCTTTGTGGGGGATATTATTCTATGAGTCTGAGATGGGCATTCGCAAATGGTTTTTGGGGCAAGAAAGCCGCATCTAAAGCTTATACACTCGATCTTTTAGGTGCCTCTCTTGCATCTCCTCTAGTGGGTGTTGCAATTATTCCTCATTACGGACTTGAAAGAACACTTTTAATAATTTTAATTTTCATTATATTTGCGGGGATGAGAATTTCAAAAAAAGCTATCAATTGGAGGAAAAATGGCCAATATGAATAAAATGCTCAAGCAAATGCAGAAGCTTCAAGAGGAGATGGCTCGTGTTCAAGAGGAACTTGCCGGCCGTGAGATAACTCATTCCTCTGGTGGTGGAGTAGTTACCGCCACTGTCAATGGCAAACAGGAGCTTATTGACATAAAGATTGCGCCGGAAAGCGTGGATACGAAAGACATAGAGATGTTGGAGGATATGATAATTGCCGCAGTTAATGGTGCAATTTCCGAATCGCTAAAAATGGCACAGGAAGAGATGGCTAAAGTTGCCGGATTGGGCGGAATTCCTGGCATGATGTAGAATTAATTTTCTATTTTCGCATCGAAAGCGGAAAGTAAAGAAATTACTCCTTCAGGTATTTCCTTTTTTGTGGATTTGGCATGCCCCTCGGTCGAGGGCGCTGGGCTTTCTTCTGTCGATAATTTGATTCTTGTTCCTTCGCCCAAAACCGTGGTTACAGCTTTAGAAAGCTCATCGAGATTTTCTTTTTTCTTGAGTATATTATCCACCTGAAATTTGAAGCTATGTGGGAATTTAAAGATAACGCGTCCTTCGTCGAGTATAAATCGAGCTTGCCGGAGCATCTCGGCTTTTCCTTCTCCCCTCGAAGATTCAAATAGTTTAATTATCCTATTAAATTGGGGATCTATGGTCGTTTCGGGAACCTCGCTGTCATTGACCAAAACCTCAGCCTCGGGACGAAGTCTTGGAGAAGATTGAGATAAAGTTATCGGGGCTTCATTTTTGGATTCGACAATGACTTTTCGAATGTCGGCGGTGCTATCGATAGTTGCAATATATATTAAGGTTTGCTCGAGTAAAAACCTCGGCGTGCCGGAGGATTTCAATTTAGCTTGAAGTCCGGAGGCTAATTTGGCCATCCTTAGTATATCTGCAGTGTCGATTTTCTCGGCAAATCGCGCATATTCCTTGAGTGCTTTTTCGGAAACGCCCTCCTGATCAACGCCAATAGCCGCCATAAGCGCGCCGTGAAAATGCATCGAAAGCCCCGATGCAACTTGGGTTATGTCGATTCCTGATTCAAGAAGAACATCTAGTTCTTTTATTGCACATGCAGGATTTTCATCGGCAATGCATTTTGATATTTTTGCGAAGGCATCCAGTGGCAGCACGCCCAAGATTGCGGCGACTTCGTCTGAGCTAAGCTCGCCCTTTGGCGAATATGCTAAAATCTGGTCGAGAAGCGAAAGGGAGTCTCTCAGACCACCATCGGCGCGTTGGGCGATTATGAAAGCAGCATCATCGGAAAGTAATAAGCCCTCCGCTTTAGCTATAGTCTTAATTCTCTCGGCGATAACATCGGTAGGGATCCTTCTAAAATCATATCTCTGGCAGCGGCTGATAATTGTCGATGGCAACTTGTGGGGTTCAGTTGTTGCGAAAATAAAAACTACCCGCTCCGGAGGTTCTTCGAGTGTTTTTAAAAGCGCGTTAAAGGCCTCCTTCGTGAGCATGTGAACTTCATCTATAATGAAAACTTTGAATCTCCCTCGAGGGGCATATTGCACACGCTCTCTGAGAGCCTGTATCTCCTGAACTCCCCTATTAGAAGCACCATCTATCTCCAAAACATCGGCATTGCGTGAAGCAGCTACCGAAACGCAGCTCTCACACTCTCCGCAAGGTGTAGGAGTAGGTGCGGAAAAACTCTGGCAATTTAATGCCTTAGCAAGTATCCTCGCCATTGTCGTTTTTCCAGTTCCGCGCGGGCCGCAAAACAGATACGAATGCGAAATGCGATCTTTGGTTATCGCCTTCTTCAGCGTCTCAGTGATATGTTCCTGCGCTGCAACCTCATCAAAATTTTGTGGTCTACACTTTCTCGCTAATACTAAATAAGACATAATCCTCCAATAATAAGGAATTAATATAATCAGAAGAATAAGGTTTCGCAATGCCTAAGGGGAGCTGGCGCGAAATTTACCTCGGAGCAAAATGGTAATCTAAAAGCAGAATGCTAGACCGACCGGACGCAAGCGTCGAGCCAAAGGCTCGACAACCGACGTCCCTCAAGGAGGATTTAG
It contains:
- a CDS encoding YbaB/EbfC family nucleoid-associated protein, giving the protein MGGKMANMNKMLKQMQKLQEEMARVQEELAGREITHSSGGGVVTATVNGKQELIDIKIAPESVDTKDIEMLEDMIIAAVNGAISESLKMAQEEMAKVAGLGGIPGMM
- the dnaX gene encoding DNA polymerase III subunit gamma/tau; amino-acid sequence: MSYLVLARKCRPQNFDEVAAQEHITETLKKAITKDRISHSYLFCGPRGTGKTTMARILAKALNCQSFSAPTPTPCGECESCVSVAASRNADVLEIDGASNRGVQEIQALRERVQYAPRGRFKVFIIDEVHMLTKEAFNALLKTLEEPPERVVFIFATTEPHKLPSTIISRCQRYDFRRIPTDVIAERIKTIAKAEGLLLSDDAAFIIAQRADGGLRDSLSLLDQILAYSPKGELSSDEVAAILGVLPLDAFAKISKCIADENPACAIKELDVLLESGIDITQVASGLSMHFHGALMAAIGVDQEGVSEKALKEYARFAEKIDTADILRMAKLASGLQAKLKSSGTPRFLLEQTLIYIATIDSTADIRKVIVESKNEAPITLSQSSPRLRPEAEVLVNDSEVPETTIDPQFNRIIKLFESSRGEGKAEMLRQARFILDEGRVIFKFPHSFKFQVDNILKKKENLDELSKAVTTVLGEGTRIKLSTEESPAPSTEGHAKSTKKEIPEGVISLLSAFDAKIEN